One stretch of Roseovarius mucosus DNA includes these proteins:
- the ureG gene encoding urease accessory protein UreG — protein sequence MTGKSMNGPLRVGIGGPVGAGKTTLTEMLARALAPRCSMAVITNDIYTREDAEYLLRAQVLPADRIRGVETGGCPHTAIREDASINLAAVEELTVAFPDLDLILIESGGDNLAATFSPELADITLYVIDTAAGQDIPRKRGPGVTKSGLLVVNKTDLAPYVGVDLVRLEADTAQARAGRPYVLAQVRRGLGVDAIVDFIVREGGLQVQPPLVLAAGVPGN from the coding sequence ATGACAGGCAAGAGCATGAATGGCCCGCTGCGTGTGGGGATCGGTGGCCCAGTGGGCGCGGGCAAGACGACGCTGACCGAAATGCTGGCGCGTGCGCTGGCGCCGCGCTGTTCGATGGCGGTTATCACCAATGACATTTACACCCGCGAGGATGCCGAATACCTCCTGCGTGCGCAGGTCCTGCCCGCAGACCGCATTCGCGGGGTGGAAACCGGCGGCTGCCCGCATACGGCCATTCGCGAGGATGCCTCTATCAATCTGGCCGCAGTGGAGGAGCTGACGGTCGCCTTTCCTGATCTCGATCTCATCCTGATCGAGTCTGGCGGTGACAACCTTGCCGCGACGTTCAGCCCGGAATTGGCGGATATTACCCTTTATGTGATTGATACTGCCGCCGGTCAGGACATTCCGCGCAAACGTGGGCCGGGGGTAACGAAATCGGGCCTGTTGGTGGTGAACAAGACCGATCTTGCCCCCTATGTTGGCGTCGATCTGGTGCGTCTTGAGGCGGATACGGCGCAGGCCCGCGCTGGTAGGCCCTATGTGCTGGCGCAAGTGCGGCGCGGCTTGGGCGTTGATGCCATTGTCGATTTCATCGTGCGGGAGGGGGGATTGCAGGTGCAGCCACCGCTGGTCCTGGCGGCTGGAGTGCCGGGCAACTAA
- a CDS encoding TetR/AcrR family transcriptional regulator, protein MRDGTRREQAQSKIRRGRPVTRSCEDRRDAIFASLEAVHAERGLDGATMEAIAAHAGMSKRTLYAAFSSRSALFRAYINKVADAFIRPLPDADTALPIAARLERVLSQGVRHQGYGLPLEILRAFIAQVPQAPDIGRDLVQTLMRRDLSILKAELDRGLDRSEIAVADTTDAALLLLDMVRPWPLESLLDPTCLATPEALAMRQRLAIRVFLNGLVP, encoded by the coding sequence ATGCGAGATGGCACACGACGCGAGCAAGCCCAGAGCAAGATCCGGCGCGGACGCCCGGTCACACGCAGTTGCGAAGACCGGCGCGACGCCATTTTTGCCTCACTCGAAGCGGTGCATGCCGAGCGCGGTCTAGACGGGGCCACGATGGAGGCAATCGCCGCCCATGCAGGGATGTCCAAGCGGACGCTTTATGCCGCTTTTTCCAGCCGCAGCGCGCTCTTTCGGGCCTATATCAATAAGGTGGCCGATGCGTTCATCCGTCCGCTGCCCGACGCCGACACGGCCCTGCCCATCGCCGCGCGACTTGAGCGTGTGTTATCCCAAGGTGTCCGGCATCAGGGTTATGGCTTGCCGCTGGAAATCCTGCGCGCCTTCATCGCACAGGTGCCGCAGGCACCGGATATAGGCCGCGATCTGGTCCAAACCCTGATGCGACGTGATCTGTCGATCCTCAAGGCCGAGTTGGACCGTGGTCTTGACCGAAGTGAAATTGCGGTTGCAGATACCACTGACGCGGCGCTCCTGCTGCTCGATATGGTGCGGCCATGGCCGCTGGAGTCTCTGCTGGATCCCACCTGTCTTGCAACACCAGAGGCCCTTGCCATGCGGCAAAGATTGGCGATCCGAGTGTTTCTCAACGGCCTTGTGCCTTAG
- a CDS encoding efflux RND transporter periplasmic adaptor subunit, with amino-acid sequence MIRVLALCAGFVPGFAIAQQAQGPTPVTVVTLAPQDVTLTSLLPGRVAASAEAEVRPQVNGIITERLFEEGADVTIGDPLYQIDKATYEATVRQSRAGVAQAAAQLRAAEREARRLVELQSRNVASEQALDEATSTRDAAAAGLELAEAQLNSAEIELSRTTIRARLSGRIGLSLTSQGALVTASQAQPLTVIRNINPVYVDVTQSAADLLRWRRGETERELEDADATVRLKLADGSDYSETGQLKAAEPNVNPQTGVVTLRMQFDNPDLLLLPGMYVQVDMPVEVARDVYLVPQEGVVRDRRGRPLAWVVNGDGVIEERALNIIQDRGNAWVVDEGLNPGDRVMVAGFQKTAPGATVTPEERAAAQQQ; translated from the coding sequence ATGATCCGCGTGCTCGCGCTCTGTGCTGGCTTTGTGCCGGGATTTGCCATTGCGCAACAGGCCCAGGGGCCGACACCCGTGACCGTTGTAACGCTTGCGCCGCAGGATGTGACCTTGACGTCGCTCTTGCCGGGGCGCGTGGCAGCTTCGGCAGAGGCTGAGGTGCGTCCGCAGGTCAACGGGATCATCACGGAACGCCTGTTTGAAGAAGGGGCTGATGTGACCATCGGTGATCCCCTCTATCAGATCGACAAGGCCACCTATGAGGCCACTGTGCGGCAGTCGCGTGCCGGTGTGGCGCAGGCCGCAGCGCAGCTGCGCGCGGCAGAGCGCGAGGCGAGACGTCTGGTAGAACTGCAATCCCGAAATGTCGCCAGCGAGCAGGCGCTTGACGAGGCGACATCGACCCGCGATGCGGCGGCAGCAGGGCTGGAACTCGCCGAAGCACAGCTCAATTCTGCGGAAATCGAGCTGTCACGCACCACTATTCGGGCCCGCCTGTCGGGGCGGATAGGCCTGTCATTAACCTCGCAGGGTGCGCTTGTGACCGCAAGCCAAGCCCAGCCTTTGACTGTGATCCGCAACATCAATCCGGTTTATGTCGATGTGACGCAATCCGCTGCAGACCTCTTGCGGTGGCGGCGCGGTGAGACGGAGCGCGAGCTTGAGGATGCGGATGCCACGGTACGGCTCAAGCTGGCGGATGGCTCGGACTATAGCGAGACAGGTCAGCTCAAGGCGGCGGAACCCAATGTGAATCCGCAAACCGGGGTTGTCACGCTGCGGATGCAGTTCGACAATCCTGATCTTCTTTTGCTGCCGGGGATGTATGTGCAGGTGGACATGCCGGTTGAAGTGGCGCGCGATGTGTACCTCGTGCCGCAAGAGGGCGTGGTTCGCGATCGGCGCGGTCGTCCGCTTGCTTGGGTGGTCAATGGTGACGGTGTGATCGAGGAACGCGCGCTGAACATTATCCAAGACCGTGGCAATGCCTGGGTGGTGGATGAGGGGTTGAACCCTGGTGATCGCGTGATGGTGGCAGGGTTCCAGAAAACCGCACCGGGGGCGACCGTGACGCCTGAAGAGCGCGCCGCCGCACAACAACAATAA